The Candidatus Rokuibacteriota bacterium genome includes the window ATCGGAGAGATCCGCCTCGGCGTCCAGCAAGTCCAGGACGCGGCGAACCAGCGCCATGGAGGCCTTCGGGTTCTCGATTCCCGAGATGTAGTGCGGCACGTTCGCCCAGAGGCTCGCCGTCGGCACGCCGCCATCGTGACAGAGCGTGTTCAGCACCCCCACGATGCCCGTGGGACCCTCGTAGCGCGTCGGGCGGATCCCCAGCCGCGCGGCCAGCTCCGGCTCGTGGGCCCCGCCCACGAGGCGGATGGGGCGCGTGTGGGGAACCTCGGCCAGGAGCGCGCCCAGGGTGAGGACCAGGGAGGTCCGGGTGCGACGGGCCAGATCGAGGACGGCACCGCAGTAGGCGCGCCACTTGAGGTGGGGCTCCACGGCCACGCCGATGATGAGGTCCCGGTCCAGCGCCTCGGGCTGCGACAGCGAGAACTCCGTGGCGGGCCAGACGATCTCGCGCTCGGTGCGCGAGCCGCTCTTGAAGCGGACGTACGGGCGCG containing:
- a CDS encoding PAC2 family protein, with translation MSDALTVFEEPGALRRPILIMAFAGWNDAAESATSAARYLGQIWPARPLASIDPEEFYHFGLSRPYVRFKSGSRTEREIVWPATEFSLSQPEALDRDLIIGVAVEPHLKWRAYCGAVLDLARRTRTSLVLTLGALLAEVPHTRPIRLVGGAHEPELAARLGIRPTRYEGPTGIVGVLNTLCHDGGVPTASLWANVPHYISGIENPKASMALVRRVLDLLDAEADLSDLEEAARQFDQNLQEIVSQNGKIAEYVKKLERKRPDEDEIQPARPGEIRDELPPSADLVAEIEQFLRQQRPEQP